From Paenibacillus sp. PK3_47, the proteins below share one genomic window:
- a CDS encoding DUF2185 domain-containing protein, with product MEWTLEDVEAASRLYPESFFIPSEQERNAQQIGKMVRLHFVISNPAEGEPRAERMWVEITGQDPMSRRYTGILTNAPASLKTLHLGDTVEFEPRHIAQTIVREGDPLWLAVGEKMALVSRRCLEPGNAVHWMYREAPDQEQDSGWRLFAGDEDEAYLNDPQNTRVMRIYYIMDMDPSLLEPFKGEAGAAFERASRDGEWVQVRNWKRG from the coding sequence ATGGAATGGACTTTAGAAGATGTTGAGGCGGCGAGCCGGTTATATCCGGAATCGTTTTTTATCCCCTCTGAACAGGAAAGAAATGCACAGCAAATTGGAAAAATGGTCAGGCTGCATTTCGTAATCTCGAACCCTGCTGAGGGGGAGCCGCGTGCAGAGCGGATGTGGGTGGAAATTACGGGGCAGGACCCGATGAGCCGGCGTTATACAGGGATCTTGACGAACGCACCGGCGAGCCTTAAGACACTGCATCTTGGAGACACAGTAGAATTTGAACCAAGGCACATTGCGCAGACGATTGTTCGGGAAGGTGATCCGTTGTGGCTGGCTGTCGGTGAAAAAATGGCGCTGGTCTCGCGCAGATGCCTTGAGCCGGGTAATGCGGTGCACTGGATGTACCGGGAAGCGCCTGACCAGGAGCAGGATAGCGGGTGGCGGCTTTTTGCCGGCGATGAGGATGAAGCATACCTTAACGATCCGCAGAATACGAGAGTTATGCGTATTTATTATATAATGGACATGGATCCCAGTCTGCTGGAACCGTTCAAGGGTGAGGCAGGCGCTGCATTTGAGCGGGCGAGCAGGGACGGGGAATGGGTACAGGTGAGGAACTGGAAGCGGGGATGA
- a CDS encoding DNA-binding protein: MKLDLNGINADSLVQMLKASFTLENWEGILQIADRLYSEINHLYSVKQLERADVQRLSVHGLNRSIVYYFGYSMCLKGIALEKLGRFDEARECITKYEELGWISGIDAEGWAEVEYYREIAQANRYIIELQEGNTAVLPDYLLYLRNNEEEVLPGVLYILDSAIKHEYNVNHVLDEFSEQIAAMAEYYVTKRNIRYYIDYFYMTAKYYALQGNLADAVNTLLHSLETSIKLKDDTGFRKSAALFEKLRNQTTSDQLDKYHGLIETILDREESK; the protein is encoded by the coding sequence TTGAAGCTGGATCTAAACGGGATTAATGCGGATTCACTGGTTCAAATGTTAAAGGCGTCTTTTACCCTGGAAAATTGGGAAGGGATCCTGCAAATCGCCGATAGACTGTACAGCGAGATTAATCACCTATACAGCGTTAAGCAGTTAGAACGCGCCGATGTCCAGAGGTTAAGCGTCCATGGACTAAACCGGAGTATCGTTTATTACTTTGGTTATAGTATGTGCCTTAAGGGTATAGCCCTTGAGAAGCTGGGACGGTTTGACGAGGCGAGAGAATGTATCACCAAGTATGAGGAATTAGGATGGATTAGCGGTATAGACGCGGAAGGCTGGGCTGAGGTCGAATATTATCGTGAGATCGCCCAAGCTAACCGGTACATTATCGAGCTGCAAGAAGGAAACACTGCAGTTCTTCCTGACTACCTGTTGTACCTGCGGAATAATGAAGAGGAAGTCTTGCCAGGAGTATTGTATATTCTGGATTCCGCGATCAAGCATGAGTATAACGTCAATCACGTTCTCGACGAGTTCAGCGAGCAAATCGCGGCAATGGCAGAATATTACGTGACAAAGAGAAACATCCGCTATTACATCGACTATTTTTACATGACCGCAAAGTATTATGCACTTCAGGGCAACTTAGCTGATGCCGTTAATACACTCTTACATTCTTTGGAAACCTCGATTAAACTGAAAGATGATACGGGGTTCAGGAAGTCTGCTGCTCTCTTTGAGAAACTCCGGAATCAGACAACTTCTGATCAACTGGACAAGTATCACGGTTTAATAGAAACCATATTAGATAGGGAGGAATCAAAATGA
- a CDS encoding AAA family ATPase has protein sequence MKKLVIVNGTMGVGKSTVVSKLYKQIENSVWLDGDWCWQMNPWHVTEENKAMVMNNIHFILNQYLDNSGFDYIFFTWVVHKESIFEEILSGLKDNSYKLLKITLICSEEELLKRMVKDKRNEKDMENSVNRLACYGTMNTHKLDTTGLEMDEIINELLRIVVDDEWKKPV, from the coding sequence ATGAAAAAGCTGGTTATAGTCAATGGAACGATGGGAGTAGGGAAAAGCACAGTAGTCAGCAAACTGTATAAACAAATAGAAAACTCAGTATGGCTTGACGGGGATTGGTGCTGGCAAATGAATCCTTGGCATGTGACAGAAGAGAACAAAGCTATGGTAATGAATAATATTCATTTTATTCTAAATCAATATCTCGATAACTCTGGCTTTGACTATATTTTTTTCACTTGGGTTGTTCATAAGGAGAGTATATTTGAGGAGATTTTATCCGGGTTAAAAGACAATAGTTATAAACTACTAAAAATTACATTGATCTGCTCTGAAGAAGAATTGCTAAAGCGCATGGTAAAAGATAAAAGAAATGAAAAGGATATGGAGAATAGTGTTAACAGGTTAGCCTGCTATGGAACCATGAACACACACAAACTGGATACTACTGGTCTTGAGATGGATGAAATCATCAATGAACTGTTAAGAATAGTTGTTGACGATGAATGGAAGAAGCCCGTATAG
- a CDS encoding AAA family ATPase, with product MFLRSLEILRRNQGNPGRYPFSIPSIKNLDHLDFKNNVTFLVGENGSGKSTLLEAIAYQCGFNTAGGGRNNTYEVDAAHSALGDHIRLSWLPKITNGFFLRAETFYQFASHIDTMPASLQYYGGQSLHEQSHGEAFLSLFTNRFGKKAIYLLDEPEAALSPARQLSLLRIIKDLEKEAQFIIATHSPILLGYPDAQILNFDSHPVTEIRYEDTMHYIITRRFLENRRAVLDELFRDEE from the coding sequence TTGTTTTTGCGCAGTCTTGAAATTCTGAGGAGAAATCAAGGTAATCCGGGACGTTATCCCTTTTCCATTCCATCGATTAAAAATTTGGACCACCTCGATTTCAAAAACAATGTTACCTTTCTGGTGGGCGAAAATGGATCCGGGAAGTCAACGCTGCTGGAGGCGATAGCTTATCAGTGCGGGTTCAACACGGCTGGCGGAGGCCGGAATAACACCTATGAAGTGGATGCTGCCCATTCTGCTCTGGGCGATCATATCCGCTTGTCGTGGCTGCCGAAGATTACGAACGGATTTTTTCTGCGGGCGGAGACCTTTTACCAGTTTGCCTCACATATCGATACGATGCCTGCAAGCCTGCAGTATTATGGGGGCCAGTCATTGCATGAACAGTCTCACGGGGAAGCTTTTTTGTCACTCTTTACGAACCGGTTCGGCAAAAAAGCGATTTATCTGCTGGACGAGCCGGAAGCCGCGCTGTCACCCGCCCGCCAGCTGTCCCTGCTGCGGATCATCAAGGATCTGGAAAAGGAAGCACAATTCATCATTGCCACGCATTCCCCGATTCTTCTCGGTTACCCGGACGCGCAAATCCTGAATTTTGACAGCCATCCGGTCACGGAGATCCGTTACGAGGACACGATGCATTACATTATCACAAGACGGTTTCTTGAGAACCGGAGAGCGGTGCTGGATGAGCTTTTTAGGGATGAGGAGTGA
- a CDS encoding GNAT family N-acetyltransferase, producing the protein MIVELKPVSIENWYECTKLKVRPDQLNVFPAPVVYWIAESKYVDNFELRAVYSKEILVGFLVFCTTPDIDDNYWIPAVMIDEKHQARGYGKAAIEALIQLMSGLNFTRIMIGHRPDNQIAEKLYESLGFTKVSEEAIDGEIIRLLQIG; encoded by the coding sequence ATGATTGTTGAATTAAAGCCAGTGTCGATAGAAAATTGGTATGAGTGCACCAAACTTAAAGTTAGACCAGACCAGCTGAATGTGTTTCCTGCACCTGTGGTTTATTGGATTGCAGAATCAAAATATGTAGATAATTTCGAACTACGCGCTGTGTACTCCAAAGAGATTTTGGTCGGATTTCTCGTATTTTGCACGACTCCGGACATTGATGATAACTACTGGATTCCTGCTGTAATGATTGACGAAAAGCATCAAGCCAGAGGTTATGGCAAGGCGGCCATAGAAGCTTTGATTCAGTTAATGAGTGGCTTAAATTTCACAAGAATAATGATCGGGCACCGCCCCGACAATCAGATTGCCGAAAAGCTGTATGAATCTTTAGGATTTACAAAAGTCAGTGAAGAAGCAATCGACGGAGAAATCATACGTCTGCTGCAAATCGGTTAA
- a CDS encoding DUF2207 domain-containing protein, which yields MKKYFMALTLSIIFFIAAVPVADARSYSIDEVQIRAWIQPDGDLLVNEIFTYNFKGKYDRVKRFIHEEHHSGVSNFEAYELSNPSAGLGFVKQEELHQLSVTQEGNGYYSSLPADDETKYIFYTYTLQQAVSSYETYSDLTVPFFGEGSNHDQDYQNVTIDFVFPEQVDPGEYYAFIHDANGIVEQKGAEVVRFTTPVSEMYSLTGTRLLFPSEIMSSQTKTTAPVSLEAAVAEENRYMQSMAVKEQRKAELGLLLIALAILAAAVSVIMLLLPQRRKGSGNPDELLAEDPLRLYVLGRLGKRDFNAFVAGLYSLVEKGFASVTLINAYSRFLKDPQAPDQSLQFTLTADLHLLSESESKLVEALFKRRNGKRSFLLNDLAGATRQEKEEKISFNKYIYKIQAFKVKEQQWWNDVISGMIAEGDMSNRVPRLLKGGLPVLAIAAMLYAYFLDSFDVWSIVISGMIGLLLWWTMLGKPGKHWPVFVFWGAAVVGAMIVQDADLMLRMFLFIIACIVLISVTPRMILSRETAALYRSVKLFRKQMSRGEIPVYDLEKWMIRSQLLRAKPQAEPAAPSMELAAAAPLAYLMLSGQNPVTYMEESWKMTLPYASSSSGPGGSGYSGDSGSYGGGYSGSDSGGGGGDGGGGAGAD from the coding sequence ATGAAAAAATACTTCATGGCGCTGACGTTAAGCATCATCTTCTTCATTGCTGCTGTACCGGTTGCAGACGCGAGGTCGTACTCGATTGACGAGGTGCAAATCCGGGCCTGGATTCAGCCGGATGGAGATCTGCTGGTGAATGAGATCTTTACGTATAACTTTAAGGGGAAATACGACCGGGTCAAAAGGTTTATTCATGAAGAGCATCATTCAGGTGTGAGCAATTTTGAAGCTTACGAATTAAGCAATCCCTCTGCCGGATTGGGGTTCGTCAAGCAGGAGGAGCTGCATCAGCTTTCTGTTACACAGGAGGGGAACGGATATTATTCATCGCTCCCGGCAGATGATGAAACCAAATACATATTCTATACCTATACGCTTCAGCAGGCAGTTTCAAGCTATGAGACCTACAGTGATCTGACCGTACCCTTCTTTGGCGAAGGCAGCAATCATGATCAGGATTATCAGAACGTCACTATTGATTTCGTGTTTCCGGAGCAAGTAGATCCTGGAGAATATTACGCTTTTATTCATGATGCCAACGGAATTGTGGAGCAAAAAGGGGCCGAGGTCGTCCGCTTCACCACACCGGTGTCTGAAATGTATTCTTTGACCGGGACGCGGCTGCTGTTTCCGTCTGAAATCATGAGCAGCCAGACTAAGACCACAGCACCGGTGTCTTTGGAGGCGGCAGTGGCTGAGGAGAACCGGTACATGCAGTCTATGGCAGTAAAAGAGCAGCGTAAAGCGGAACTGGGCCTTCTGCTTATAGCACTTGCGATTCTCGCAGCTGCTGTTAGCGTAATTATGCTGCTTCTGCCGCAGCGGCGTAAGGGAAGTGGCAACCCGGATGAGCTGCTGGCAGAAGATCCGCTAAGGCTGTATGTGCTGGGCCGCCTCGGTAAAAGGGACTTTAACGCTTTTGTGGCCGGACTCTATTCGCTGGTGGAAAAAGGTTTTGCTTCTGTAACCCTGATCAATGCCTACAGCCGGTTTCTCAAGGATCCGCAAGCGCCGGATCAAAGTCTCCAGTTCACGCTGACGGCGGACCTGCATCTCTTGTCCGAGTCCGAAAGCAAGCTGGTTGAGGCTCTGTTCAAGCGCCGGAACGGTAAACGAAGCTTCCTTTTGAACGATCTTGCAGGGGCGACCCGGCAGGAGAAAGAGGAGAAGATCTCTTTTAATAAATACATCTATAAAATTCAGGCCTTTAAAGTAAAAGAGCAGCAGTGGTGGAATGACGTGATCTCCGGGATGATAGCAGAAGGGGATATGAGCAACCGGGTACCGCGGCTGTTGAAAGGCGGGCTGCCGGTATTAGCTATTGCTGCCATGCTGTACGCCTACTTTCTGGATTCGTTTGACGTCTGGTCTATAGTAATATCCGGTATGATCGGGCTGCTGTTATGGTGGACCATGCTGGGGAAGCCGGGCAAACACTGGCCTGTATTCGTATTCTGGGGAGCTGCTGTAGTCGGGGCTATGATAGTGCAGGATGCGGATTTGATGCTGCGGATGTTCCTGTTCATCATTGCGTGCATTGTATTAATCAGTGTGACACCGCGAATGATTCTATCCCGCGAGACAGCGGCGCTCTACCGGAGCGTCAAGCTGTTCCGGAAGCAAATGAGCAGGGGAGAGATCCCGGTCTATGATCTGGAGAAATGGATGATCCGGTCGCAGCTGCTTCGTGCCAAGCCGCAGGCTGAACCGGCAGCGCCTTCTATGGAGCTGGCAGCGGCCGCACCTTTAGCCTATCTGATGCTGTCGGGCCAGAATCCTGTAACTTATATGGAGGAGTCCTGGAAAATGACCCTGCCTTACGCCAGCAGCTCTTCCGGCCCGGGCGGCAGCGGCTACTCCGGTGACAGCGGCAGCTACGGCGGCGGTTATAGCGGTAGCGACAGCGGCGGTGGAGGCGGAGACGGCGGCGGGGGTGCCGGCGCGGATTGA
- a CDS encoding ATP-binding protein, which translates to MTRKNSESALFIDTYRDQLDLLFTRAISNMVEGLFLESADYEAYLKDSEQEAFEQGVFTADIFGNHVDVILEMSKDLNLTSQNIMFEIIENMSMDSSERLFLYKRLMECNWTRFTGYAEGYLSNKNKQIDHLHEQKIAVMGQMAAGMAHEIRNPLASIKGFAQLVNHRLCEPVIQVNELRAYLDITIKEIDALNGLVTDFLVLSRRGDSSKSDAKVFNIIEVLHRVNNIVNQLILSDDISLTVHYTQEPLLTLGNASQLEQVFLNILKNSIDAFSSFKGCLEITAATDPDNHEIILRFTDNGDGIPQEVLNRIFDPFFTTKAKGTGIGLSICRQLIEMYGGRIVIDSTIHVGTTVTIILPWISSEQE; encoded by the coding sequence ATGACCCGGAAAAATTCAGAGTCTGCTTTGTTCATTGATACATATAGGGATCAGCTGGATCTATTATTCACAAGGGCGATTTCTAATATGGTTGAAGGCCTGTTTCTGGAATCTGCTGATTACGAGGCATATCTGAAAGATTCCGAGCAGGAGGCTTTTGAGCAAGGGGTATTTACAGCAGATATCTTCGGGAATCATGTGGATGTCATTCTGGAAATGAGCAAGGACCTTAACCTGACGTCCCAAAATATCATGTTCGAAATCATTGAAAATATGAGCATGGATTCTTCGGAACGGCTGTTTCTGTATAAAAGGTTAATGGAATGCAACTGGACACGGTTTACAGGTTATGCAGAAGGTTATCTGTCCAATAAGAACAAGCAGATTGACCATCTGCACGAACAAAAAATAGCGGTCATGGGACAGATGGCTGCCGGCATGGCACATGAAATACGCAATCCGCTGGCGTCGATCAAAGGTTTTGCCCAGCTCGTCAACCACAGGCTGTGCGAGCCTGTCATCCAAGTGAATGAACTGCGCGCCTACCTTGACATTACCATCAAGGAGATTGATGCCTTGAACGGGCTGGTTACCGACTTTCTTGTCCTTTCCCGCCGGGGCGACAGCAGCAAAAGTGACGCAAAAGTATTTAATATTATAGAAGTCCTACATAGAGTAAATAACATAGTAAACCAACTCATACTTAGCGATGACATATCGCTCACCGTGCATTATACGCAGGAGCCGCTGCTGACGCTGGGGAACGCTTCCCAGCTTGAACAGGTGTTCCTGAATATCCTCAAAAACAGTATTGATGCCTTCTCCTCCTTCAAGGGCTGTCTGGAAATTACCGCTGCCACAGATCCGGACAATCACGAAATCATTCTTAGGTTTACAGATAACGGGGATGGCATTCCGCAGGAGGTTTTGAACCGGATCTTTGATCCTTTCTTTACAACAAAGGCTAAGGGAACCGGGATTGGACTATCCATCTGCCGGCAGCTGATTGAAATGTACGGCGGGCGGATTGTGATAGATTCGACAATTCATGTGGGAACCACTGTGACGATTATTTTACCTTGGATATCCAGTGAACAGGAATAA
- a CDS encoding lipase family protein: protein MQVGNNKDMEQRAIFLAAVCGQTYAQFTHTDGSFVVPLHYSLCHTIEARSMNSVWEVFGFIIESPEEVIIAFRGTSSTSNWVSNMNASQKNFKYIKEACLTHRGFTDIYASARDGIISVLGSLSPEKALFVTGHSLGGALAALCAVDAAANTHYRFPSLYTYGAPRTGDPDFAKAAAKYVPHSFRIANPFDLVTYVPPSIYKLPKRSKKYYYTHNQTRYPLSFQNGAVPLNHMIGSYYAALAKLQPEFAELLRVTNPGLCPIIEVKPAQTRTTMAE, encoded by the coding sequence ATGCAGGTGGGTAACAATAAAGATATGGAACAGCGGGCCATCTTTCTGGCTGCCGTGTGCGGACAGACTTACGCCCAGTTTACACACACTGACGGCTCATTTGTTGTTCCGCTGCATTATTCCCTCTGTCATACGATTGAAGCCAGATCCATGAACTCGGTATGGGAAGTTTTCGGCTTTATTATTGAATCGCCGGAGGAGGTTATTATTGCCTTTCGGGGAACAAGCTCAACATCCAATTGGGTCTCCAACATGAACGCCTCGCAAAAAAATTTCAAATACATCAAAGAAGCTTGCCTTACCCACCGCGGGTTTACGGATATATATGCTTCAGCCCGGGACGGAATTATCTCGGTACTCGGCAGCTTGTCTCCAGAGAAAGCTTTATTTGTAACCGGACACAGCCTCGGCGGTGCACTCGCTGCCCTTTGCGCAGTGGATGCTGCGGCCAATACGCATTACCGCTTCCCCAGCTTGTATACCTATGGCGCACCCCGTACCGGCGACCCTGATTTCGCCAAAGCCGCCGCGAAGTATGTTCCGCACAGCTTCCGCATTGCCAATCCTTTTGACCTCGTAACCTATGTCCCGCCATCCATTTACAAGCTGCCTAAACGCAGCAAAAAATATTATTATACTCACAATCAGACCCGTTACCCGCTGTCTTTTCAGAACGGGGCTGTCCCCCTAAATCACATGATCGGAAGCTACTACGCAGCGCTGGCCAAGCTCCAGCCGGAGTTCGCAGAATTGCTGCGGGTTACGAATCCCGGCCTCTGCCCGATCATTGAGGTGAAGCCGGCTCAGACACGGACGACAATGGCGGAGTAG
- a CDS encoding energy-coupling factor transporter transmembrane component T, producing the protein MNNNILIGQYVETHSLLHRLDPRTKILAVFLLLLSFIMLNSYIGYTAATVVVTGLIRLSGISFGLFLRGLKPLWFILMFTLVYNALFIQGQVIWSWGIIGVTSEGLQTGIQFVWRIVLLVWLSSLLTLTTQPLVLAQGLTKLMAPLSRLHVPVEQFSLMIVIAIRFIPTIMQELDRILLAQKARGYDLAALPLPKRMVAYIPVIVPLLFTVIGRAEQLSHAIDARAFGKGKGRTEYRQLHLQRIDYQAGGTVVVIAAVLLLLQSAGI; encoded by the coding sequence ATGAACAATAACATTTTAATCGGACAATATGTAGAGACACATTCCCTCCTGCACCGCCTCGATCCCCGCACCAAAATCCTCGCCGTGTTCCTGCTGCTGCTGAGCTTTATTATGCTGAACAGTTACATTGGCTATACTGCGGCAACCGTTGTTGTTACGGGACTAATCAGGTTGTCCGGAATTTCATTTGGGCTGTTTCTCAGGGGACTAAAGCCCCTATGGTTCATATTGATGTTTACCCTTGTGTATAATGCCTTGTTCATACAAGGGCAAGTAATTTGGTCCTGGGGGATCATCGGGGTGACTTCAGAGGGTCTGCAGACCGGGATTCAATTTGTATGGCGGATTGTCCTGCTGGTCTGGCTGTCTTCGCTTCTGACGCTAACCACTCAGCCGCTGGTACTGGCCCAAGGTCTGACCAAGCTGATGGCTCCTCTATCGAGATTACATGTGCCCGTAGAGCAGTTTTCGCTGATGATCGTCATTGCAATCCGGTTTATCCCGACGATTATGCAGGAGCTTGACCGTATTCTGCTGGCCCAAAAAGCGAGAGGTTACGATCTGGCAGCCCTGCCGTTGCCCAAAAGAATGGTTGCATATATTCCGGTCATTGTCCCGCTGCTGTTCACGGTTATTGGGCGGGCGGAGCAGTTAAGTCATGCAATTGATGCCCGGGCTTTCGGCAAAGGGAAGGGACGGACAGAGTACAGGCAGCTGCACTTGCAGCGTATTGATTATCAGGCCGGTGGCACGGTTGTGGTAATAGCTGCGGTCCTGCTGTTATTACAAAGTGCAGGAATATAA
- a CDS encoding ATP-binding cassette domain-containing protein: MVWELKGVSVNHAGNAALQDISCILEEGRWISVIGQTGAGKSTFVQVLKGLVQVSQGEYLMDQKPVPRDAKGRPKVIDDIGFVFQYPEHQLFETTVGKELAFAPKLKGYSAQQITEAVDSILPQLGLPREILDSVPFQLSGGQKRKVAIASVLIMNPRLLILDEPTAGIDPVSRAQLLRMLQAWQQQNNRTILFISHHMEDVAEYSDEVVVLAEGHLLGHYGADTLFLEQTAVLEQAGLALPETVQLLQLAEALTGQRVNAAGCREQDIFAAVQPILAQGILK; encoded by the coding sequence ATGGTCTGGGAGTTAAAGGGAGTCAGCGTCAATCATGCCGGAAATGCGGCGCTGCAGGATATCAGCTGTATCCTGGAAGAAGGCCGGTGGATTTCAGTTATCGGACAGACCGGCGCGGGCAAATCCACCTTTGTGCAGGTGTTGAAGGGTCTGGTTCAGGTGTCACAGGGAGAGTACCTGATGGATCAGAAGCCGGTACCGCGGGATGCCAAAGGAAGGCCGAAGGTGATAGACGATATCGGGTTTGTGTTTCAATATCCGGAGCATCAGCTGTTTGAGACCACTGTAGGGAAGGAACTGGCCTTTGCTCCAAAGCTGAAGGGATATTCTGCGCAGCAGATTACAGAGGCGGTGGACAGCATCCTGCCGCAGCTCGGGCTGCCGCGGGAAATTCTGGACAGCGTTCCTTTTCAATTAAGCGGAGGACAGAAACGCAAGGTAGCCATCGCCTCGGTGCTGATAATGAACCCGCGGCTGCTGATTCTGGATGAACCGACGGCCGGTATTGATCCGGTGAGCCGGGCACAGCTTTTGCGGATGTTACAAGCATGGCAGCAGCAGAATAACCGCACTATTCTGTTCATTTCCCACCATATGGAGGATGTCGCAGAGTATTCCGATGAAGTGGTGGTTTTGGCAGAGGGTCATTTGTTAGGGCATTATGGTGCAGACACACTGTTTCTGGAACAGACAGCGGTGCTGGAGCAAGCGGGACTGGCGCTGCCGGAAACCGTGCAGCTGCTTCAGCTGGCAGAGGCGTTAACCGGACAACGGGTGAATGCTGCGGGCTGCAGGGAACAGGATATTTTTGCTGCGGTGCAGCCAATATTGGCTCAGGGTATTCTGAAATGA
- a CDS encoding ATP-binding cassette domain-containing protein — MITFDQVHFYYQKGQVILEDLSFTIGAGEFVAIAGANGCGKSTIAKLMDGLLLPKKGKVTFKELDTAKPTELEAIHEGVGFIFQNPEDQFITTTVMDEVIFGLENIRLPREEIGRRLDYSLQAVQMDHCREAQPHLLSGGQKQRVAIAAVLAMQPQAMIFDEATSMLDPEGRKQVLGIMHDLHRQGMTVIHITHHMEEVLEAGRMLLMDQGRLAYDGDPLTFFDTMNAADYQLGLPFAVRLHRMLQPGTPLTGDWKEMIRRQWSGS, encoded by the coding sequence ATGATCACGTTTGATCAGGTGCATTTTTATTATCAAAAAGGACAGGTCATCCTGGAAGACCTCAGCTTTACGATCGGTGCCGGGGAATTTGTAGCTATCGCCGGGGCGAACGGCTGCGGCAAATCAACAATTGCCAAGCTTATGGACGGGCTGCTGCTTCCGAAGAAGGGAAAGGTTACCTTCAAGGAGCTGGACACCGCAAAGCCCACAGAGCTTGAAGCAATTCATGAGGGGGTCGGGTTTATTTTTCAGAATCCGGAGGATCAGTTTATTACTACAACGGTGATGGATGAAGTGATCTTCGGACTGGAAAATATCCGGCTGCCGCGTGAGGAGATCGGGCGCCGGCTTGACTACAGCCTGCAGGCTGTTCAGATGGATCACTGCCGGGAAGCGCAGCCTCATCTGTTGTCCGGCGGACAGAAGCAGCGCGTGGCGATTGCTGCGGTTCTGGCAATGCAGCCGCAGGCGATGATTTTTGACGAGGCCACCTCCATGCTCGATCCGGAAGGCAGGAAGCAGGTGCTTGGCATTATGCATGACCTGCACCGGCAGGGAATGACGGTCATACATATTACCCACCATATGGAAGAAGTGCTGGAAGCCGGGCGCATGCTGCTGATGGATCAGGGACGGCTTGCGTATGACGGCGATCCCTTAACTTTTTTTGATACGATGAATGCTGCCGATTATCAATTGGGCCTTCCTTTTGCGGTCCGGTTACATCGCATGCTCCAGCCCGGCACGCCGCTGACAGGAGACTGGAAGGAGATGATCCGCAGGCAATGGTCTGGGAGTTAA
- a CDS encoding biotin transporter BioY, translating to MTTKEMVYAAIFAAFVGVLGMIPAIPLGFIPVPVTAQTLGVMLAGCFLGKKTGALSLILFIVLVAIGLPLLSGGRGGLSALAGPTAGYVFSWPVAAFLTGYMTEKIWNKLSVWKLMIINFVFGVVLVSLIGAPVMALITNTSIWAALTGSVAFLPGDIIKAVVASLIAVQLKAISPVQERVRH from the coding sequence ATGACAACAAAAGAAATGGTGTATGCGGCAATCTTTGCTGCATTCGTCGGTGTGCTCGGCATGATACCGGCTATTCCGCTTGGTTTTATTCCGGTACCTGTTACCGCCCAGACATTAGGGGTTATGCTGGCGGGATGTTTTCTGGGGAAGAAGACAGGGGCGCTGAGCTTGATCTTGTTTATCGTCCTGGTCGCTATCGGACTGCCGCTGTTATCAGGAGGACGCGGGGGACTGTCAGCACTGGCAGGACCGACTGCCGGATATGTGTTCAGCTGGCCGGTGGCTGCGTTCCTGACCGGGTATATGACTGAGAAAATCTGGAACAAGCTGTCCGTATGGAAGCTGATGATCATTAATTTTGTGTTCGGGGTTGTGCTGGTCAGTCTGATCGGTGCGCCGGTGATGGCACTCATTACGAATACCTCTATATGGGCGGCACTTACAGGATCGGTGGCATTTTTGCCGGGGGATATCATTAAGGCGGTTGTCGCCTCGCTTATTGCGGTACAACTGAAAGCCATTAGTCCGGTCCAGGAGAGAGTCAGGCATTAA
- a CDS encoding MarR family transcriptional regulator, producing MDIQEQQAYILGTLLTLANRLQVLGDKLDERITMKQWLLVAVILKSGSTSPALSEIAVMFGSSRQNVKKMVLLLEKQGFVTLAKDEQDARILRVRLTDKCMDYFGGRSREETQFMDALFQTFGAELTGGLYSGLVRLQENIAQMEASSSHEEKGVIINGSSAQYCGCNRDGLDCLL from the coding sequence ATGGACATTCAAGAACAGCAAGCGTACATTCTCGGAACTCTGCTTACGCTGGCTAACCGCCTTCAAGTGCTGGGCGATAAGCTGGACGAGCGGATCACCATGAAGCAGTGGCTGCTGGTTGCGGTCATTCTGAAGAGCGGTTCCACTTCACCGGCTTTAAGCGAAATCGCCGTAATGTTCGGCAGCTCCAGACAGAATGTAAAGAAGATGGTTCTCCTCCTGGAGAAACAAGGATTTGTCACCCTTGCCAAGGATGAACAGGATGCGCGGATTCTCCGCGTACGGCTGACGGATAAATGTATGGACTATTTTGGAGGCAGAAGCCGCGAAGAAACACAGTTCATGGATGCTTTGTTTCAGACCTTTGGCGCCGAGCTGACGGGCGGCCTCTACAGCGGTCTGGTCCGGCTGCAGGAGAACATTGCCCAAATGGAAGCCAGTTCATCTCATGAGGAAAAAGGAGTGATAATTAATGGTTCTTCTGCTCAGTATTGCGGCTGTAATCGTGATGGGCTTGATTGTCTTCTTTAG